GCGCTTTGCAGGATTCACACACTTTACCGACAAGACGTTGTGCGACGATCAAGTTGACCGTTGAAGTAATAATATACGGAGCCACACCCATCTCTGTCAGACGAATCACCGTCGACGGAGCATCGTTGGTATGCAGAGTACTTACGACCAAGTGACCTGTTGAGGCCGCTTTGAACGCGATCTCGGCCGTTTCCAAGTCACGAATCTCCCCCACCAGGACGATGTCAGGGTCTTGACGAAGAAAAGACTTCAGGGCATTCGCAAAAGTCAGATCAATGTCAGGATTCATTTGCACCTGATTGATACCTTCTAAGTTAAACTCCACCGGATCTTCCGCTGTGGAAATATTCACATCCGGCTGATTGAGATCGGCTAAGGCAGAGTAAATCGTATTCGTCTTACCGGAACCCGTTGGGCCCGTGATAAGCACCATGCCTTGAGGCAGATTGATATTGGATTTGAAAAGTTTCAGATCGTCTTCCTCAAAACCCAGCTTCGTCATATCCAGCTGAAGGTTCGATTTATCCAAAAGACGCAAAACAACTTTTTCACCCCACAATGTCGGCAGAACGCTCACACGGAAATCCATTTCTTTCCCTTTAGAGGTTCTTACTTTCAAACGGCCGTCTTGAGGACGGCGTTTTTCCGCAATGTCGAGCTTAGACATGATCTTGATACGCGAAGCGATCGCAGCACCCGTTCCCGCAGGAGGCGCCGTCGCTTCCACAAGATTACCGTCAATACGGAAACGCACGCGGTATCTTTTTTCGTAAGGTTCGAAGTGAATATCAGATACTTTTTTACGAATGGCGTCTGTCAAAATCGAGTTTACGAATTTAACAATCGGCGCATCATCCAGCGGACCATCCTGGTCAATGATCTCTGCCGTCGGACTTCCGATGGAAAACTCCTCGTCCAAATCCGCCGCGTTCATGGAGTTTAGTGACTTCGTGCTGATACTGCCGCCATAGTATTTTTCAATACCGGAAACAATCGCACTCTCTGTTCCAACAACAGCTTGAATGCGGCAGCGAGTGATAAAGCGCAAGTCTTCTTTAACAATGATATTAC
This region of Bdellovibrio sp. 22V genomic DNA includes:
- the pilB gene encoding type IV-A pilus assembly ATPase PilB, translated to MSSLKIGEILVKQGLLKPDQLAVAVEEQKKSGQKLTGAIIQLGFLKENQILRALEKHFAVPGVEVNTFEIDQSVIALIPKDVCEKNTLIPLQKAGTTLVVAFADPSNIIVKEDLRFITRCRIQAVVGTESAIVSGIEKYYGGSISTKSLNSMNAADLDEEFSIGSPTAEIIDQDGPLDDAPIVKFVNSILTDAIRKKVSDIHFEPYEKRYRVRFRIDGNLVEATAPPAGTGAAIASRIKIMSKLDIAEKRRPQDGRLKVRTSKGKEMDFRVSVLPTLWGEKVVLRLLDKSNLQLDMTKLGFEEDDLKLFKSNINLPQGMVLITGPTGSGKTNTIYSALADLNQPDVNISTAEDPVEFNLEGINQVQMNPDIDLTFANALKSFLRQDPDIVLVGEIRDLETAEIAFKAASTGHLVVSTLHTNDAPSTVIRLTEMGVAPYIITSTVNLIVAQRLVGKVCESCKAPVEVPAQTLLNLGVPQAEVGDYKLFRGKGCANCNNTGIKGRTAIFELMHMNEKMKEAILKGASTGQLRYLAREQGMRTLRRSALLKLKRGVTTIEEVLNASVKDT